Genomic segment of Saprospiraceae bacterium:
GATAATCCGGGTTGTTGTTCTGTTGTTGAATTTCGAACCATAGATTGCATCAGCAATGATCCTTCTAAATTTAGTATTAAACGGTTGATCGTTAATAATTCATCAGGTACCGTTGGCTTATTTTCTGAGCAATTAATTCCTGCAGACCTTAAATTGGAATTGTTTAATCTTGAAAGTAAACAAATTCCAATTATTCAATTGGAATCAGGTCCTCATGAAATATTGATTTCAACTGAAAATTTAAGTACCAACGTGTATTTTATACGAATTAAAGATTCTACAGATTCAAAGACTTATAAATTTTTCCATTTACGATAGAAATCGTTTGGATCCTATTCCTTTTAAAACCGGGGCTTGCTCCCGGTTTTTTTTATTTTAGGAAGTTCGTATCAGCAATTATTCAGACATTTGCACGATGTTTAAAATAGCTCAAAGGGCCCAGTTAATGACTGAGTCTGCCACTTTAAAAATGGCACAACTTGCCAGACAAATGACAGCTCAGGGCCATGATGTCATCAATCTGAGTCTGGGTGAACCTGATTTTGATACTCCTGATCATATAAAACAGGCTGCAATTCAAGCCATAAGAGATGGATATACCAAATACACACCCGTTGCAGGGACCCTGGAATTGCGTCAGGCCATCTCTAAAAAATTTAAAAAGGACAACCAACTCCATTACAGTCCGGAAGAAATAATCGTTTCAAATGGGGCCAAGCAATGTTTTGCTAACCTATGTTTTGCGCTTTTGGAAGCTGGAGATGAGGTGGTGTTGTTTTCCCCATATTGGGTATCCTATTACGAAATTATTAAATTGGCTGGAGCGACACCTGTTTGTGTGTTTGCAGACGTTGATAAAGATTTTAAACCATCCGCCCAACAACTAAGAGATGCCCTTAGCTCCCGGACACGGATGTTTGTGTTTTCAAGCCCCTGTAATCCAACTGGTACGGTGTTTAGCAGAGAAGATATGCTACTTTATGCGAATGTTTTAAGGGATTATCCGGAGATCCTCATCGTTTCAGATGAGATTTATGAATACATTCAATTTGGATCCCAACATATGAGCATTGGTTCTCTTCCAGATATGAATCAGCGTACAGCAACAATCAATGGTTTCTCGAAAGGCTTTTCAATGACAGGATGGAGACTTGGCTATATGGGTGGTCCATCCGAAGTTATAAATGCTTGTATAAAAATTCAAGGACAATTTACTTCTGGAGCAGCATCTTTTAGTCAAAAAGCAGCTTGCCTTGCCTTAGAATCTGATCTTAAGCCAACCCAAGATATGTGTCAAGCATTTGAAAAAAGACGAGACCGCTTATTAGATGAAATAAAGATAATCCCGGAATGGCAAGTCAATAAACCACAAGGCGCATTTTATGTGTTACCGAATGTGAAATCTTGTTTTGGCAAGAAGTACGATACGGGAATCATCGAAAACTCAGATGATTTGGCAATTTATCTCTTACAAGAAGCCAAAGTAGCTGTTGTAAATGGAATTGCATTTGGCGCACCAGATTGTCTCAGGATTTCATATTCACTTTCTGAAGAGCGCATCGTCGAATCTATTAAAAGAATCCGAATTGCTTTGGATAAACTCATCTAAGAACAAACTAATTTCTTAATGGTGTTGATTCGGCTTGATTTTAAAGAAACTGAAGTATCGACTTAGCCAAAATAAACTTATTGCCCAAAAGCTGCCTTCTATCCATCCAACCAGCACATCAATTGGAAAATGCACTCCCACATAAACTTGTGAAAACCCTATGAGGAGTGCCCAAAAAATAAGAAGCCATTTCCATCTTCCTAAGAGTCCACTACAGATCAAAACGATCATAACTGCTACTCCCATATGATTCGTAGCATGAGATGATGGAAAACTATATCCACCGGAACAAGGCAATGCAGATACAAATTGATCTTTAAAATAAAGTTCATTACAAGGACGGTCTCGCTGAAAATATTTTTTAAACACACTGCTGTTCATTTGATCAGTAATGATTACCGTAAATACACATAAAATAAACACTTTCCAGGATTGTTTA
This window contains:
- a CDS encoding phosphatase PAP2 family protein, which codes for MIKYLNHLDHELFEWIQLYIRSATLDPFFLAFRDKNFWIPLYVFLISWVSFNFGKQSWKVFILCVFTVIITDQMNSSVFKKYFQRDRPCNELYFKDQFVSALPCSGGYSFPSSHATNHMGVAVMIVLICSGLLGRWKWLLIFWALLIGFSQVYVGVHFPIDVLVGWIEGSFWAISLFWLSRYFSFFKIKPNQHH
- a CDS encoding pyridoxal phosphate-dependent aminotransferase — protein: MFKIAQRAQLMTESATLKMAQLARQMTAQGHDVINLSLGEPDFDTPDHIKQAAIQAIRDGYTKYTPVAGTLELRQAISKKFKKDNQLHYSPEEIIVSNGAKQCFANLCFALLEAGDEVVLFSPYWVSYYEIIKLAGATPVCVFADVDKDFKPSAQQLRDALSSRTRMFVFSSPCNPTGTVFSREDMLLYANVLRDYPEILIVSDEIYEYIQFGSQHMSIGSLPDMNQRTATINGFSKGFSMTGWRLGYMGGPSEVINACIKIQGQFTSGAASFSQKAACLALESDLKPTQDMCQAFEKRRDRLLDEIKIIPEWQVNKPQGAFYVLPNVKSCFGKKYDTGIIENSDDLAIYLLQEAKVAVVNGIAFGAPDCLRISYSLSEERIVESIKRIRIALDKLI